The segment TCTCCACTCCGCGCCCATGTTCCATTTGGCCGATTGCTCCGGCACCTTTGGGCTCACGCTCGTCGGCGCGCAGCACGCCTTCATTCCGTTCTTCGATCCGGGCAAGTTCCTGGAAGCGGTCGAGAAGTATCGCGTATCGCTGGGGCTGTTGATCCCGACCATGCTCAACATGGTGCTTCACCATCCCGACTTCGCCCAGCGCGACCTGAGCTCGCTGCGACTCATTTCGTACGGCGCGGCGCCGATTCCGCTGTCGTTGCTCAAGCAGGCGCTCAACTCGCTGCCGTGCGGATTCATTCAAGGATATGGCATGACCGAACTGTCTCCCTTGGTGGCGATGCTGCCGCCCGAGGAGCATGTGCAAGACGGCAGCGAGCGGCAGCTCAAGCGGTTGCGCTCGGCCGGTTACCCGATCTACACCGCCGAGGTCAAGGTGCTCGACGAAAACGACCAGGAGTTGCCGTATGGCGAAGTGGGCGAAATCTGCGCTCGCGGGCCGATGGTGATGAAGGGCTATTGGAAACAGCCCGAGGCGACCGAGCAGGCGCTGCGCAACGGTTGGATGCACACCGGCGACGCGGGCTACATGGACAGCGACGGCTTTCTTTATCTGGTCGATCGCACGAAAGACATGATCGTGAGCGGCGGCGAGAACATCTACTCGGTCGAGGTCGAGGCCGCGCTCTACGAGCATCCGTCGGTGCTGGAGGCCGCGGTA is part of the Pirellulales bacterium genome and harbors:
- a CDS encoding AMP-binding protein, whose protein sequence is MQVTQTLRRALLLYGDQIAVLDGELRQTYAEFGARVQRLAGALRELGVGDDDKVAILALNSHRYLELFYGTFWAGGVVVPLNIRLAPPELVHQINEADAKVLVVDDTFAMMLPALKPKLRPGCRMVLAADTPAVDDLISYEALIAASQPVEDAGRGGDDVAGIFYTGGTTGRAKGVMLTHDNIMANAQNGLMANRSTHRDVYLHSAPMFHLADCSGTFGLTLVGAQHAFIPFFDPGKFLEAVEKYRVSLGLLIPTMLNMVLHHPDFAQRDLSSLRLISYGAAPIPLSLLKQALNSLPCGFIQGYGMTELSPLVAMLPPEEHVQDGSERQLKRLRSAGYPIYTAEVKVLDENDQELPYGEVGEICARGPMVMKGYWKQPEATEQALRNGWMHTGDAGYMDSDGFLYLVDRTKDMIVSGGENIYSVEVEAALYEHPSVLEAAV